One Mycobacterium kubicae genomic window carries:
- a CDS encoding IS110 family transposase → MIAVDPHKGSWTAAAVDAALVPLATIRVPVSRDGYRTLRRFARRWPHADWAIEGAPGLGAPLTTRLHAEGIEVLDVPAKLAARVRLLSSGHGRKNDNADALSVGIAALTSHALNSAQNTAETTALRAIVEHRDDLVKVRTQTINRLHVVLTKLVLAGAGRNLTADQAAGLLRAARPRHPASKALRNLALDLISEVRQLDRRITKATNDIDGAVTATGTNLTQLAGIGALTAGKILARVGDITRFRSAAAFASYTGTAPIEASSGDVVRHRLSRAGDRQLNYCLHVMALTQIRRPSPGKTYYLRKRSEGKSRKEAMRCLKRRLSDVVYRQLQREAPRFRADPAGHMGAAQKSRAAG, encoded by the coding sequence GTGATTGCCGTTGATCCTCACAAGGGGTCATGGACCGCTGCCGCTGTCGATGCCGCTTTGGTTCCTTTGGCCACCATTCGCGTCCCAGTTAGCCGCGATGGTTACCGGACGCTGCGGCGTTTTGCTCGTCGATGGCCCCACGCAGACTGGGCTATCGAAGGAGCCCCTGGTCTCGGGGCGCCGCTGACCACGCGGCTGCACGCAGAGGGCATCGAGGTCCTTGACGTGCCAGCCAAGCTCGCTGCACGGGTCCGGCTGCTGTCGAGCGGCCACGGCCGCAAAAATGACAATGCCGACGCACTATCAGTGGGTATCGCGGCGCTCACATCGCACGCGCTCAACAGCGCCCAGAACACCGCGGAGACCACGGCACTGCGTGCGATCGTCGAGCATCGCGATGACCTGGTCAAGGTTCGCACTCAGACCATCAACCGACTCCACGTCGTACTGACAAAGCTGGTTCTCGCCGGCGCCGGGCGCAACCTGACCGCAGACCAGGCTGCTGGACTCCTGCGCGCTGCTCGACCTCGCCACCCCGCCTCGAAAGCGTTGCGTAACCTGGCGCTCGATCTGATCAGCGAGGTGCGTCAGCTCGATCGCCGGATCACCAAAGCCACCAATGACATTGATGGCGCAGTCACCGCCACCGGCACCAACCTGACTCAACTAGCAGGCATCGGAGCCCTCACCGCAGGCAAAATCCTCGCGCGGGTTGGAGACATTACCCGTTTCCGCTCGGCGGCCGCCTTCGCCAGCTACACCGGCACCGCTCCCATCGAAGCCTCCTCCGGCGATGTGGTCCGCCACCGGCTATCCCGGGCAGGCGACCGCCAGCTCAACTACTGCCTGCACGTCATGGCGTTGACCCAGATCCGGCGCCCATCCCCAGGCAAGACCTACTACCTGCGCAAACGTTCGGAAGGAAAAAGCCGCAAAGAAGCCATGCGCTGCCTCAAACGGCGCCTATCTGACGTTGTCTACCGCCAATTACAGCGCGAAGCTCCCAGATTCAGGGCTGACCCGGCGGGACACATGGGGGCGGCTCAGAAGTCCCGCGCGGCCGGCTAA
- a CDS encoding ABC transporter ATP-binding protein — protein MSAPMNARARGAAPAPPHMRSRDFRGSAARLVKRLAPQRRLSLAVITLGVTGTAIGVVVPRILGHATDLLFNGVVGRQLPAGITKAQAVAAARARGDNAFADLLSGMNVVPGRGVDFDGVLRTLALALLLYVVAAGLIWAQARLLNLTVQRTITALRADVEDKLHRLPLSSFDRRQRGELLSRVTNDIDNMQSSLSMTISQLVTAVLTVFSVLAMMLWISPLLALITVLTVPLSLLVTRAITRRSQPLFAAHWASTGRLNAHIEETYSGFTVVKTFGHQAAARDQFRELNDDVYHASFGAQFFSGLVAPATSFIGNLGYVAVAVLGGLQVATGQITLGSIQAFIQYVRQFNTPLGQVAGMYNTLQSGVASAERVFDLLDEPEESPDPPPAPQQDRETAGRVEFVHVTFGYHRDHPVIHDLSLVAEPGSTVAIVGPTGAGKTTLVNLLMRFYDVDSGRILLDGVDIASLSRHAVRSRIGMVLQDTWLFDGTIEENIAYGRPDASHDEIVQAAKAAYVDRFVHSLPAGYQTRISGDGGNVSAGEKQLITIARAFLARPQLLILDEATSSVDTRTEALIQRAMCELRRDRTSFIIAHRLSTIHEADRILVVQAGRIVEQGSHTELLARRGAYYEMTRA, from the coding sequence GTGAGCGCCCCCATGAACGCCCGGGCCCGCGGGGCGGCTCCGGCGCCGCCGCACATGCGGTCACGCGATTTCCGGGGTTCGGCGGCCAGGCTCGTCAAACGGCTTGCGCCGCAACGCCGGTTGAGCTTGGCCGTCATCACCCTCGGCGTCACCGGCACCGCGATCGGGGTGGTCGTGCCGCGGATACTCGGCCACGCCACCGACCTGTTGTTCAACGGCGTGGTCGGCCGTCAATTACCGGCCGGCATCACCAAGGCACAAGCCGTCGCGGCCGCTCGCGCCCGCGGCGACAACGCCTTCGCCGACTTGTTGTCCGGGATGAATGTGGTGCCCGGCCGCGGTGTGGACTTCGACGGGGTGCTGCGGACGCTGGCTCTGGCGCTGCTGCTGTATGTCGTTGCGGCAGGTCTTATTTGGGCGCAGGCGCGGCTACTCAACCTCACCGTGCAGAGAACCATCACCGCGCTGCGTGCCGACGTCGAGGACAAGCTGCACCGGCTTCCGCTGTCGTCGTTCGACCGGCGCCAACGCGGTGAGCTGCTCAGCCGGGTCACCAATGACATCGACAACATGCAGTCGTCGCTGTCGATGACGATCAGCCAACTCGTCACCGCGGTTCTCACCGTGTTCTCCGTACTGGCCATGATGCTGTGGATCTCGCCGCTGCTCGCCCTGATCACCGTGCTGACGGTGCCGCTGTCGCTGCTGGTGACGCGCGCGATCACGCGCCGCTCCCAGCCGCTGTTCGCCGCGCACTGGGCCAGCACCGGTCGGCTCAACGCCCACATCGAAGAGACGTACAGCGGTTTCACCGTGGTCAAGACTTTCGGCCACCAGGCGGCCGCGCGAGATCAGTTCCGCGAACTCAACGACGACGTCTACCACGCCAGCTTCGGCGCGCAGTTCTTCTCCGGCCTGGTGGCGCCGGCGACGTCGTTCATCGGCAACCTCGGCTACGTCGCGGTGGCCGTGCTGGGCGGACTGCAAGTGGCCACCGGGCAGATCACCCTCGGCAGCATCCAGGCGTTCATCCAGTACGTTCGCCAGTTCAATACGCCGCTGGGTCAGGTCGCCGGGATGTACAACACCTTGCAGTCCGGAGTGGCCAGTGCCGAGCGGGTCTTCGATCTGCTCGACGAGCCCGAAGAGTCACCGGACCCCCCGCCGGCTCCACAGCAAGACCGAGAGACTGCCGGGCGCGTCGAGTTCGTGCACGTGACTTTCGGATATCACCGCGACCACCCGGTCATCCATGACCTGTCCCTGGTGGCCGAACCGGGCAGCACGGTGGCGATCGTGGGCCCGACCGGCGCGGGAAAGACGACGCTGGTCAATCTGCTCATGCGGTTCTACGACGTCGACTCCGGCCGCATCCTGCTCGACGGCGTCGATATCGCATCGCTGAGCAGACACGCGGTGCGCTCCCGAATCGGCATGGTGCTGCAAGACACTTGGCTGTTCGACGGCACCATCGAAGAGAACATCGCCTACGGACGACCCGACGCCAGTCACGACGAGATCGTGCAAGCCGCCAAGGCCGCCTATGTCGACCGATTCGTGCACAGCCTGCCCGCCGGGTATCAGACGCGGATCAGCGGCGACGGCGGCAACGTCAGCGCCGGGGAGAAGCAACTCATCACGATCGCGCGGGCATTCCTGGCTCGCCCGCAGTTGCTGATCCTCGATGAAGCCACCAGTTCGGTCGACACCCGCACCGAGGCACTGATTCAGCGTGCGATGTGCGAATTGCGCCGGGACCGGACGAGTTTCATTATCGCGCACCGGCTTTCAACAATCCACGAGGCCGACCGCATCCTGGTGGTGCAGGCCGGCAGAATCGTCGAGCAGGGCAGCCACACCGAGCTGCTGGCCCGTCGCGGCGCCTACTACGAGATGACCCGTGCCTAG
- a CDS encoding DUF3558 domain-containing protein — protein sequence MRRETGRPVLVAIAALMAVLVMLTGCSRSVSGTAVKAGGGGVPRNDNSEKQYPNLLKECEVLTTDVLAKTVGADPQDIQSTFVGAICRWQAANPAGLIDISRFWFEQGSLGNERKVAENLKYQVENRQIQGIDSIVMRPNDPNGSCGVASDAAGVVGWWVNPQAPGIDACGQAIKLMELTLATNA from the coding sequence ATGAGGCGCGAAACAGGGCGGCCCGTTCTGGTCGCGATCGCCGCATTGATGGCAGTGCTGGTGATGTTGACCGGTTGTTCGAGGTCGGTTTCCGGCACCGCGGTCAAGGCCGGTGGGGGCGGTGTCCCGCGCAATGACAATTCCGAGAAGCAGTATCCCAACCTGCTCAAGGAATGTGAGGTGTTGACCACCGACGTGCTGGCCAAGACCGTCGGCGCCGACCCGCAGGACATTCAAAGCACCTTCGTCGGCGCGATTTGCCGGTGGCAAGCGGCGAACCCGGCCGGTCTGATCGACATCAGCCGGTTCTGGTTCGAACAGGGCAGCCTCGGCAACGAGCGCAAGGTGGCTGAGAACCTGAAGTATCAGGTGGAGAACCGCCAGATTCAGGGCATCGACTCGATCGTGATGCGGCCGAACGATCCCAACGGGTCCTGCGGCGTCGCCAGCGATGCGGCGGGCGTGGTCGGCTGGTGGGTCAACCCTCAGGCGCCCGGTATCGACGCGTGTGGGCAGGCGATCAAGTTGATGGAATTGACGCTGGCCACCAACGCCTAG
- a CDS encoding DUF3558 domain-containing protein: protein MEEVAVRRSVTTLAVAVSALVAFSPAVAGCSNSGDNKPGATASSTAGGSEGRHGPMFPQCGGVSDETVTQLTRITGLINTAKNSVGCQWLAGGGILGPHFSFSWYRGSPIGRERKTEELSRASVEDININGHGGFIAVGNEPTLGDSLCEVGIQLQDDFIEWSISFSQKPFPPPCDIAKELARQSIANSK from the coding sequence ATGGAAGAGGTAGCGGTGCGGCGTAGTGTGACGACGCTGGCTGTGGCGGTGTCGGCGTTGGTGGCGTTCAGCCCGGCCGTCGCAGGGTGCTCCAATTCCGGCGACAACAAGCCCGGGGCGACTGCTTCGTCGACGGCTGGCGGCTCAGAGGGCCGGCACGGGCCGATGTTCCCGCAGTGCGGTGGTGTCAGCGACGAGACGGTCACGCAGCTGACCAGGATCACCGGGCTGATCAATACGGCCAAGAACTCGGTCGGTTGCCAGTGGCTGGCCGGCGGGGGCATCTTGGGCCCGCACTTCTCCTTCTCTTGGTATCGCGGCAGTCCGATAGGCCGCGAACGTAAGACCGAGGAGCTGTCGCGGGCGAGTGTCGAGGACATCAACATCAACGGTCATGGTGGTTTCATCGCCGTCGGCAACGAGCCCACCTTGGGTGATTCGCTGTGTGAGGTCGGGATTCAGTTGCAGGACGACTTCATTGAATGGTCGATCAGCTTCAGTCAGAAGCCGTTCCCGCCGCCGTGCGATATCGCCAAAGAATTGGCCCGTCAATCGATTGCGAATTCAAAATGA
- a CDS encoding SixA phosphatase family protein, with amino-acid sequence MEEHRTLVLMRHAKSAYPDGVGDHARPLAGRGIREAGLAGEWLRVNLPPIDGVLCSTATRTRETLARTGIQAPVRYTDRLYGATPGLVIEEINQVADDVSTLLVVGHEPTTSSLALILCGRDGSNLEAAERISQKFPTSGLAVLRVPGRWQDVEPDGAALIDFHVPR; translated from the coding sequence ATGGAAGAGCACCGGACTCTCGTGCTGATGAGGCATGCCAAGTCGGCATACCCGGACGGCGTTGGGGACCATGCCCGACCGTTGGCAGGGCGAGGGATCCGGGAGGCCGGCCTGGCCGGCGAGTGGCTGCGCGTCAACCTGCCGCCGATCGACGGCGTGCTGTGCTCCACCGCCACCCGCACCCGGGAGACGCTGGCGCGCACCGGCATTCAGGCTCCGGTGCGCTATACCGACCGACTCTACGGCGCGACCCCTGGTCTCGTGATCGAAGAGATCAACCAAGTCGCCGACGACGTGTCAACATTGCTCGTCGTCGGACACGAGCCGACCACATCCTCCCTGGCGCTCATCCTGTGCGGCCGCGACGGGTCGAACCTGGAAGCGGCAGAACGGATATCGCAGAAGTTCCCGACATCGGGCCTTGCGGTGTTACGCGTGCCGGGGCGCTGGCAAGACGTTGAGCCCGACGGTGCGGCGCTCATCGACTTTCACGTGCCGCGCTAG
- a CDS encoding LppX_LprAFG lipoprotein: MKLRTLLTSLAAAFAVVVAVGGCGTPGPTATKSSGATTSATSGEAATLLKQAADVMRKVTGMHVSLTVQGDVANLRVTKLDGDISSTPQTVATGVATVLVGSKSEDAKFVFVDGHLYSDLGQPGSYTDFGNGASIYNVSVLLDPNKGLANLLTNLKNGSVAGSQQVNGVATTKITGDSSADDIATLAGSRLTDQSVTTVPTTIWTASDGSSHLVQIQIVPSADTSVTLTMSDWGKQVTATKPV; this comes from the coding sequence ATGAAGCTTCGAACCCTCCTCACCAGCCTGGCCGCCGCCTTTGCTGTGGTTGTCGCCGTCGGCGGTTGCGGCACCCCCGGGCCGACGGCCACCAAGTCGTCCGGCGCCACCACCAGCGCCACCAGCGGCGAGGCGGCGACGTTGCTCAAGCAGGCCGCCGACGTCATGCGCAAGGTCACCGGAATGCACGTCAGCCTCACTGTGCAGGGCGACGTCGCCAACCTTCGGGTGACCAAACTCGACGGCGACATCTCCAGCACACCGCAGACCGTTGCCACCGGCGTCGCGACGGTGCTCGTCGGCAGCAAGAGCGAGGACGCGAAATTCGTCTTCGTCGACGGCCATCTCTACTCCGATCTCGGACAACCCGGCTCCTACACCGACTTCGGCAACGGCGCCTCCATTTACAACGTGTCCGTCCTGCTCGACCCCAACAAGGGACTGGCCAACCTGCTCACCAACCTCAAGAACGGATCCGTGGCGGGCAGCCAGCAGGTGAACGGCGTCGCCACCACCAAGATCACCGGAGACTCGTCCGCTGACGACATTGCGACGCTCGCCGGTTCGCGCCTGACCGACCAGAGCGTCACCACGGTGCCCACCACCATATGGACCGCTTCGGACGGTTCCTCGCACCTTGTCCAGATCCAGATCGTCCCCAGCGCAGACACTTCGGTGACGCTGACGATGTCCGATTGGGGCAAGCAGGTCACCGCCACCAAACCGGTCTAG
- a CDS encoding DUF4189 domain-containing protein, which produces MTTMTTRRRLAMSVARLACVTVLAVAPAPAAHAADNYGAIAYSGNGSWGRSYAYPTRAAAEATAVKSCGYSDCKVLTTFTACGAVAAKDHDYKGGTGADLSAAMKDALSKLSGGYIDTWACN; this is translated from the coding sequence ATGACGACGATGACGACCCGCCGGCGCTTGGCGATGTCCGTCGCCCGCCTGGCCTGCGTCACCGTGCTTGCCGTCGCGCCGGCTCCCGCGGCCCATGCCGCGGACAACTATGGCGCAATCGCCTACTCGGGCAACGGATCCTGGGGCCGGTCCTACGCCTACCCGACCCGGGCGGCCGCCGAAGCAACTGCCGTCAAGTCGTGCGGGTACTCCGACTGCAAAGTGCTGACCACCTTCACCGCGTGTGGCGCCGTCGCGGCCAAAGATCACGACTACAAGGGCGGCACCGGCGCCGACCTGAGCGCCGCCATGAAGGACGCGTTGAGCAAGCTCAGTGGCGGTTACATCGACACCTGGGCGTGCAACTGA
- a CDS encoding ABC transporter ATP-binding protein has protein sequence MLLALLRQYIRPYRWLVAVLLVLQLISTLASLYLPTVNAAIIDQGVAKGDTQTITRLGVLMLAVTGLQVLCAVGATYFGARTGTGFGRDLRAAMFEHVITFSEQETARFGAPTLLTRTTNDVRQIVFLVQTTATVLVTAPIMCVGGVVMAIHQEAALTWLLLVSVPVMGLANYWVMSHMLPLFRNMQRLIDGINRVLRDQLSGVRVVRAFTRERFEQEKFANANTALSNTALAAGNWQALMLPVTTLTINVSSVALIWFGGLRIDRGQMQVGSLIAFLSYFAQILMAVLMATMTLVVLPRASVCADRITEVLHTPAAVTSPAEPRFPPGGLNGVIELHAVTFTYPGADSPVLQNISFTARPGTTTAVVGSTGSGKSTLVSLICRLYDATDGAVLIDGIDVRDYHTERLWSAIGLIPQRGFLFSGTVADNLRYGKPDATDEEMWEALAVAAADDFVRAHGLQMRIAQGGVNVSGGQRQRLAIARAVIRRPPIYLFDDAFSALDVHTDARVRASLRAVARDATVVVVTQRVSTAAQADQVIVVDNGELVGAGTHETLLAECPTYAEFAASQSVGVGVGGAR, from the coding sequence ATGCTCCTGGCCCTGCTGCGCCAGTACATCCGGCCATACCGATGGCTGGTCGCGGTGCTGTTGGTGCTGCAGCTCATCAGTACCTTGGCGTCGCTCTACCTGCCCACGGTCAACGCGGCGATCATCGACCAAGGCGTCGCCAAGGGCGACACCCAGACCATCACCCGCCTGGGTGTGCTGATGCTCGCGGTCACCGGACTACAGGTGCTCTGCGCCGTGGGCGCCACCTACTTCGGCGCGCGCACCGGCACCGGCTTCGGCCGCGACCTGCGCGCCGCCATGTTCGAACACGTCATCACCTTCTCCGAACAGGAGACCGCCCGCTTCGGCGCGCCGACCTTGCTGACCCGGACCACCAACGACGTCCGCCAGATCGTGTTCCTGGTGCAGACGACGGCCACGGTCTTGGTCACCGCGCCCATCATGTGCGTCGGCGGGGTCGTCATGGCCATCCACCAAGAAGCGGCGCTCACCTGGCTGCTGCTGGTCAGCGTGCCCGTCATGGGCTTGGCCAACTACTGGGTCATGTCGCACATGCTGCCCCTGTTCCGCAACATGCAGCGGCTGATCGACGGCATCAACCGGGTGCTGCGCGACCAACTCTCCGGTGTCCGCGTGGTCCGCGCCTTCACCCGGGAACGGTTCGAGCAGGAGAAGTTCGCCAACGCCAACACCGCGCTGTCGAACACCGCCCTGGCCGCCGGCAACTGGCAAGCGCTGATGCTGCCGGTGACCACCCTGACCATCAACGTCTCCAGCGTGGCGCTGATCTGGTTCGGCGGGCTGCGCATCGATCGCGGCCAGATGCAGGTGGGCTCGTTGATCGCCTTCCTGTCCTACTTCGCCCAGATCCTGATGGCGGTGCTGATGGCGACCATGACGCTGGTGGTGCTGCCCCGCGCCTCCGTCTGCGCCGACCGCATCACCGAAGTGCTGCACACGCCCGCCGCGGTCACCAGCCCGGCCGAACCAAGATTTCCCCCCGGCGGACTCAACGGCGTCATCGAGTTGCACGCGGTGACGTTCACCTATCCCGGCGCCGATTCCCCGGTGCTACAGAACATTTCCTTCACTGCGCGACCGGGCACCACAACGGCGGTCGTGGGCAGCACCGGCTCGGGCAAGTCGACACTGGTGTCACTGATCTGCCGCCTCTACGACGCCACCGACGGCGCCGTCCTGATCGACGGCATCGACGTCCGTGACTACCACACCGAGCGGCTGTGGTCGGCGATCGGGCTCATCCCCCAGCGCGGCTTCTTGTTCTCCGGCACTGTGGCCGACAACCTGCGCTACGGCAAGCCCGACGCCACCGACGAGGAGATGTGGGAAGCGTTGGCGGTGGCTGCGGCCGACGACTTCGTGCGGGCCCACGGGTTGCAGATGCGCATTGCCCAGGGCGGCGTCAACGTCTCCGGCGGCCAGCGCCAGCGCCTGGCGATCGCCCGCGCCGTCATCCGGCGGCCGCCCATCTATCTGTTCGACGACGCGTTCTCGGCGCTGGATGTGCACACCGACGCCCGGGTGCGCGCCTCGTTGCGCGCTGTCGCCAGGGACGCCACCGTCGTGGTTGTCACGCAACGTGTTTCGACCGCCGCGCAAGCCGATCAGGTGATCGTCGTCGACAACGGCGAACTCGTCGGTGCGGGCACTCACGAAACGCTGCTCGCCGAGTGCCCGACCTACGCCGAGTTCGCCGCCTCACAATCGGTGGGCGTAGGCGTCGGAGGCGCCCGGTGA
- the embR gene encoding ATPase/transcriptional regulator EmbR (Phosphorylation of EmbR by cognate serine/threonine kinase PknH leads to increased DNA-binding activity, increased expression of embCAB genes, and reduced senstivity to ethambutol.), with protein MSSSAMVDKRLQFGLLGPLEMTIDGHFVPLGTPKQRAVLAMLVINRNRPVGVDALITALWEEWPPAGARASIHSYVSNLRKLLGGGGIDPRVVLAAAPPGYRLSIADETCDLGRFIAAKNAGTHAAAAGRFDEASRHLSAALREWRGPVLDDLRDFQFVNSFATALVEDKILVHTAKAEAEIACGRASGVITELEALTVEHPYREPLWAQLITAYYLTDRQSDALNAYRRVKTTLAEDLGIDPGPTLRTLNERILRQEPLDAKHNAKVTAVGTVTALDLRTMAPGQKVVAYLHDIATGRGYALAQASTRIGRLSDNDIVLDSPNVSRHHAVIVDTGTNYIINDLRSSNGVHVQHQRIRAAATLNDGDHIRICDHEFTFRITAEAQG; from the coding sequence ATGTCTAGTAGCGCGATGGTGGACAAACGTCTGCAATTCGGACTGCTCGGACCGCTGGAAATGACCATCGACGGACACTTCGTGCCCCTGGGCACCCCCAAACAGCGGGCGGTGCTGGCCATGCTGGTCATCAACCGCAATCGACCGGTCGGGGTCGATGCGCTCATCACCGCGCTATGGGAGGAATGGCCGCCGGCGGGCGCACGAGCCAGCATCCACTCCTACGTGTCCAATCTCCGTAAGCTGCTCGGCGGCGGGGGAATTGACCCCCGCGTCGTGCTGGCTGCCGCGCCGCCGGGATACCGGCTCAGCATCGCCGACGAAACGTGCGACCTCGGCCGGTTCATCGCGGCCAAGAATGCGGGCACGCACGCGGCCGCCGCCGGCCGGTTCGACGAAGCCAGCAGGCACCTGTCGGCAGCGCTGCGGGAATGGCGCGGCCCGGTACTGGATGATCTGCGCGATTTTCAATTCGTCAACTCTTTCGCCACCGCCCTCGTCGAGGACAAGATCCTGGTCCACACCGCCAAAGCCGAAGCCGAGATCGCCTGCGGACGAGCGTCCGGCGTCATCACCGAACTAGAAGCGCTGACCGTCGAGCACCCCTACCGCGAACCGTTGTGGGCGCAGTTGATCACCGCCTACTACCTCACCGACCGCCAGTCCGACGCGTTGAACGCCTATCGGCGCGTCAAGACCACGCTGGCCGAAGACCTGGGCATCGATCCCGGCCCCACGTTGCGCACTCTGAACGAACGGATCTTGCGGCAGGAACCGTTGGATGCCAAGCACAACGCGAAAGTCACCGCCGTCGGAACGGTCACCGCACTAGACCTGCGCACCATGGCGCCCGGCCAGAAGGTCGTCGCCTACCTGCATGACATCGCCACCGGCAGGGGCTACGCGCTGGCGCAGGCGTCGACGCGCATCGGGCGCCTCAGTGACAACGACATCGTCCTGGACAGCCCCAACGTCAGCCGCCACCACGCCGTCATCGTCGACACCGGGACCAACTACATCATCAACGACCTCCGCTCTTCCAACGGTGTCCATGTGCAGCATCAGCGCATCCGCGCGGCGGCCACCCTCAACGACGGCGACCATATCCGCATCTGTGACCACGAATTCACTTTTCGGATCACCGCCGAGGCGCAAGGCTGA
- a CDS encoding DUF732 domain-containing protein, producing MFSPRITATITTALGAAAIGLAVASAGSAGASTTDDAFIARMKAVGVTFSSTEAAARDGRHVCSELASGKSGTQVATEVLNQTDLTSKQAAYLVVNATNAYCPEYASQLT from the coding sequence ATGTTCTCTCCCCGCATCACCGCAACCATCACCACCGCACTCGGCGCGGCCGCCATCGGCCTTGCCGTCGCGTCCGCCGGTTCTGCTGGGGCCAGCACCACCGACGACGCGTTCATCGCCCGGATGAAGGCCGTCGGCGTCACGTTCTCCTCAACCGAGGCCGCCGCCCGCGATGGCCGCCACGTCTGCAGCGAATTGGCCAGCGGCAAGTCCGGAACCCAGGTCGCCACGGAGGTGCTCAACCAGACCGATCTGACCTCCAAGCAGGCCGCCTACCTGGTGGTCAACGCGACCAACGCGTACTGCCCGGAGTACGCCAGCCAGCTGACCTGA